The following are from one region of the Emys orbicularis isolate rEmyOrb1 chromosome 21 unlocalized genomic scaffold, rEmyOrb1.hap1 SUPER_21_unloc_1, whole genome shotgun sequence genome:
- the TIMP1 gene encoding metalloproteinase inhibitor 1, whose amino-acid sequence MSPVASSRLLAGAILLLVLGDPTDACTCAPQHPQTAFCQADVVIRGKFVGVTPLSPSSKEFQSWIRYEINVTKTYKGIRSLGDVLFIDSWEEESLCGYRHPAPLDGKEEYLIMAKWQGKPLIISLCSFVRPWGSVPPSQRRGVSQAYREGCTCEVVPCHSMPCELSGDAQCPWTDGLEDWNWQGPQAERQACLPHASQTLEDRFCAWETLEDSFSEATANSPRL is encoded by the exons ATGAGCCCTGTCGCCTCAAGCCGGCTGCTGGCGGGAGCCATCCTGCTCCTAGTGCTGGGGGACCCCACGGATGCCTGCACCtgcgccccccagcacccccagacgGCGTTCTGCCAGGCCGATGTCG TAATTCGGGGCAAGTTCGTGGGGGTCACTCCGCTGAGCCCCAGCAGCAAGGAGTTCCAGTCCTGGATTCGCTACGAGATCAACGTCACGAAG ACCTACAAGGGGATCAGGTCACTGGGGGACGTGCTCTTCATCGACTCCTGGGAGGAGGAGAGCCTCTGTGGGTACCGACACCCGGCGCCCCTGGACGGGAAGGAGGAGTACCTCATCATGG ccaagtggcagggcaagcccctgatTATCTCATTGTGCTCCTTCGTGCGCCCCTGGGGGAGCGTCCCCCCCAGCCAGCGCCGTGGGGTCAGCCAGGCCTACAGAGAAGGCTGCACCTGTGAG gtggTGCCGTGTCACTCCATGCCATGCGAGCTGTCGGGCGACGCCCAGTGCCCCTGGACTGACGGGCTGGAGGACTGGAATTGGCAGGGGCCCCAGGCCGAGCGCCAGGCCTGCCTGCCCCACGCCAGCCAGACCCTCGAGGACAGATTCTGCGCCTGGGAGACCCTTGAGGACAGCTTCTCCGAGGCCACAGCCAACTCCCCCAGACTGTGA
- the LOC135894940 gene encoding lysozyme C, milk isozyme-like: protein MNVSDIRPRPRRSHWPVPGAPCLSSPRSSHRLLPPAGMGVLGLVTLLACLSAGGRGKIFSRCELAQMLQDGGMDGYEGYSLANWVCLAFYTSGFDTEAVGANADGSSDYGIFQINSGWWCQDAKGPSENLCHVRCQDLLNPDIKDDINCVKRVAQDPQGMEAWDDWKEHCEKQDLTEWVESCNL from the exons atgaacgtTAGCGACATACGAC CGCGGCCCCGACGGAGCCACTGGCCTGTTCCCGGAGCGCCCTGTCTCAGCTCCCCTCGATCCTCACACCGGCTGCTCCCCCCTGCGGGGATGGGGGTCCTGGGGCTGGTGACCCTGCTGGCCTGCCTAAGTGCGGGGGGCCGGGGGAAGATCTTCTCCCGCTGTGAGCTGGCGCAGATGCTGCAGGACGGCGGGATGGACGGATACGAGGGATACAGCCTGGCCAACT GGGTCTGCCTGGCGTTCTACACGAGTGGCTTCGACACGGAGGCCGTGGGGGCCAATGCGGACGGCAGCTCCGACTACGGCATCTTCCAGATCAACAGCGGCTGGTGGTGCCAGGATGCCAAGGGCCCGTCGGAAAACCTGTGCCATGTGCGCTGCCAGG ATTTACTGAACCCCGACATCAAGGACGACATCAACTGTGTGAAGAGAGTGGCGCAGGATCCTCAGGGCATGGAGGCTTG GGACGACTGGAAGGAACATTGCGAAAAGCAGGACCTGACCGAGTGGGTTGAGAGTTGTAATCTGTGA
- the LOC135894939 gene encoding lysozyme C-like translates to MRALVLLPVLACLSAGAQGKVFSRCELARLLQRGGLDGFMGYRLDNWICLAFYASRFDTGTVTENSDGSSDYGIFQINSRRWCSDQRSRTLDLCQTRCRDLLTADLADDINCVKKVVMDWQGMGVWMPWRDHCKGRDLSHWVASCNL, encoded by the exons ATGAGGGCTCTGGTGCTGCTTCCTGTCCTGGCCTGCCTGAGCGCCGGGGCCCAGGGCAAGGTGTTCAGTCGCTGTGAGCTGGCCCGGCTGCTGCAGAGAGGGGGGCTGGACGGGTTCATGGGGTACCGCCTGGACAACT GGATCTGCCTGGCTTTCTACGCCAGCCGCTTCGACACGGGGACGGTGACGGAGAACTCGGACGGCAGCTCCGACTACGGGATCTTCCAGATCAACAGCCGCCGGTGGTGCAGCGACCAGCGCAGCCGCACGCTGGACCTGTGCCAGACGCGCTGCCGTG ATTTACTGACTGCCGACCTAGCGGACGACATCAATTGTGTCAAGAAAGTCGTGATGGACTGGCAGGGGATGGGAGTTTG GATGCCCTGGCGCGACCATTGCAAGGGCCGGGACCTAAGTCACTGGGTGGCTTCCTGCAACCTGTGA